The following coding sequences are from one Phycisphaerales bacterium window:
- the acnA gene encoding aconitate hydratase AcnA has translation MPRPDPFNSRATLTTKAGTFTYYDLNALKKQNVGHVDKLPFSIKVLLEAMLRNLDGFVVTADDVSGLANWNAKAPVKEELPFMPGRVVLQDFTGVPCVVDLAAMRDAMKNLGGDPSAINPLVPCDLVIDHSVQVDAFGTKQALTINAEKEFERNGERYEFLKWGQQSLSNFRVVPPATGIVHQVNLEYLAKAVWSRQIDGEMVAYPDSCVGTDSHTTMVNGLGVVGWGVGGIEAEAVMLGQPIYMLTPDVIGFRLKGKLPEGSTATDLVLTVTQILRKRGVVDKFVEFCGEGLAALSVPDRATIANMAPEYGATIGFFPIDQVTLDFLRFTGRDDATVELVEKYCKANGMWWQPGIAEPEFTDLIELDLSTVQPSLAGPKRPQDRVLLKDVKGEFLKSLGAPLGNTAFGLPAEKIFNASGTVTCRSGNSKKLTHGAVVIAAITSCTNTSNPDVMIAAGLVARKARALGLKSRSWVKTSLAPGSKVVTEYYNKAGLTEDLDALGFNTVGYGCTTCIGNSGPLPDEIEAAIKEGDLVAASVLSGNRNFEGRVHQSVKANYLASPPLVVAYAIAGTVMIDLATEPLATTPDGKPVFLKHIWPTHAEVQAVKAQAVTPEQFKTQYANVFTGNPTWNAVPVSQSDLYSWNDKSTYIQNPPYFVGMGEQPAPIKPIRGAKCLVYVADSVTTDHISPAGDIAEKSPAGEYLKGLGVPKSMFNSYGSRRGNDRVMTRGTFANVRVKNKLAVDPATGKVKEGGWTKDLSKAGNGTIDFIYNASTHYKAEGTPLVVLAGKDYGMGSSRDWAAKGTLLLGCRAVISESFERIHRSNLVGMGVLPLNFMEGQTAATLGLDGTETFDIVLPDPLEPRCDVRVIATRQDGKKVEFTTRCRIDTPVEVEYYRNGGVLQTVLRRLLNESRKAVGV, from the coding sequence ATGCCTCGCCCTGACCCGTTCAATAGCCGCGCCACCCTGACCACCAAGGCCGGGACGTTCACGTACTACGACCTCAACGCCCTCAAGAAGCAGAACGTGGGGCACGTGGACAAGCTGCCCTTCTCGATCAAGGTGCTGCTGGAGGCGATGCTGCGGAACCTGGACGGGTTCGTGGTCACGGCCGACGACGTCTCGGGCCTCGCCAACTGGAACGCCAAGGCGCCCGTCAAGGAGGAGCTGCCCTTCATGCCCGGTCGCGTGGTGCTCCAGGACTTCACCGGCGTGCCGTGCGTCGTTGACCTCGCGGCCATGCGAGACGCGATGAAGAACCTCGGCGGCGACCCCTCCGCCATCAACCCGCTCGTGCCCTGCGACCTCGTGATCGACCACAGCGTGCAGGTGGACGCGTTCGGCACCAAGCAGGCCCTCACCATCAACGCCGAGAAGGAGTTCGAGCGCAACGGCGAGCGGTACGAGTTCCTCAAGTGGGGGCAGCAGAGCCTGAGCAACTTCCGCGTGGTGCCGCCGGCGACCGGCATCGTTCACCAGGTGAACCTCGAGTACCTCGCCAAGGCCGTGTGGTCCAGGCAGATCGACGGCGAGATGGTCGCCTACCCCGACTCGTGCGTGGGCACCGACAGCCACACAACGATGGTCAACGGCTTGGGCGTGGTGGGCTGGGGCGTGGGCGGCATCGAGGCCGAGGCCGTGATGCTCGGCCAGCCGATCTACATGCTGACGCCCGACGTGATCGGCTTCCGCCTCAAGGGCAAGCTGCCCGAGGGGTCCACCGCGACCGACCTCGTGCTCACGGTGACGCAAATCCTCCGCAAGCGGGGCGTGGTCGATAAGTTCGTCGAGTTCTGCGGCGAGGGCCTCGCGGCCCTCTCCGTGCCCGACCGCGCGACCATCGCCAACATGGCGCCCGAGTACGGCGCGACCATCGGCTTCTTCCCCATCGATCAGGTCACGCTCGACTTCCTCCGCTTCACCGGGCGCGACGACGCGACGGTGGAGCTCGTCGAGAAGTACTGCAAGGCCAACGGCATGTGGTGGCAGCCCGGCATCGCCGAGCCCGAGTTCACCGACCTCATCGAGCTGGACCTCTCCACCGTGCAGCCGTCGCTCGCGGGCCCCAAGCGCCCGCAGGACCGCGTGCTGCTCAAGGACGTTAAGGGCGAGTTCCTCAAGAGCCTGGGCGCCCCGCTGGGCAACACCGCCTTTGGCCTGCCCGCCGAGAAGATCTTCAACGCCTCGGGCACGGTCACCTGCCGCAGCGGCAACTCGAAGAAGCTCACGCACGGCGCCGTCGTGATCGCGGCCATCACAAGCTGCACCAACACCAGCAACCCCGACGTGATGATCGCCGCGGGTCTGGTGGCCCGCAAGGCCCGTGCCCTGGGCCTCAAGAGCCGCAGCTGGGTCAAGACCAGCCTGGCCCCGGGCTCCAAGGTCGTGACCGAGTACTACAACAAGGCGGGCCTGACCGAGGACCTCGACGCGCTGGGATTCAACACGGTCGGCTACGGCTGCACAACGTGCATCGGAAACTCCGGCCCGCTGCCCGACGAGATCGAGGCCGCGATCAAGGAGGGCGACCTCGTCGCCGCCAGCGTGCTCAGCGGCAACCGCAACTTCGAGGGGCGAGTGCACCAGAGCGTGAAGGCCAACTACCTCGCCAGCCCTCCGCTCGTCGTCGCCTACGCCATCGCCGGCACGGTGATGATCGACCTCGCGACCGAGCCCCTCGCGACCACGCCGGACGGCAAGCCGGTGTTCCTCAAGCACATCTGGCCCACGCACGCCGAGGTGCAGGCGGTCAAGGCGCAGGCCGTGACGCCCGAGCAGTTCAAAACGCAGTACGCCAACGTGTTCACCGGCAACCCGACGTGGAACGCGGTGCCAGTATCGCAGTCGGACCTCTACAGCTGGAACGACAAGAGCACGTACATCCAGAACCCGCCGTACTTCGTGGGCATGGGCGAGCAGCCCGCGCCCATCAAGCCCATCCGCGGCGCCAAGTGCCTGGTGTACGTCGCCGACTCGGTGACCACCGACCACATCTCCCCCGCCGGCGATATCGCCGAGAAGAGCCCCGCGGGCGAGTACCTCAAGGGCCTGGGCGTGCCCAAGAGCATGTTCAACAGCTACGGCTCGCGCCGCGGCAACGACCGCGTCATGACCCGCGGCACCTTCGCCAACGTCCGCGTCAAGAACAAGCTCGCGGTGGACCCCGCGACCGGCAAGGTCAAGGAGGGCGGCTGGACCAAGGACCTCTCCAAGGCCGGCAATGGCACCATCGACTTCATCTACAACGCCTCCACGCACTACAAGGCCGAGGGCACGCCACTGGTGGTCCTGGCGGGCAAGGACTACGGCATGGGCAGCAGCCGCGACTGGGCCGCGAAGGGCACGCTGCTGCTGGGCTGCCGCGCGGTGATCAGCGAGAGCTTCGAGCGCATCCACCGCAGCAACCTGGTGGGCATGGGCGTGCTCCCGTTGAACTTCATGGAGGGCCAGACGGCCGCCACCCTGGGCCTGGACGGCACCGAGACGTTTGACATCGTGCTGCCCGACCCGCTCGAGCCGCGCTGCGACGTCAGGGTGATCGCGACCAGGCAGGACGGCAAGAAGGTCGAGTTCACCACCCGCTGCCGCATCGACACGCCGGTGGAGGTCGAGTACTACCGCAACGGCGGCGTGCTGCAGACCGTCCTGCGGCGGCTCTTGAACGAGAGCCGCAAGGCGGTGGGGGTGTAA